In methanogenic archaeon ISO4-H5, the following are encoded in one genomic region:
- a CDS encoding NCAIR mutase (PurE)-related protein encodes MDTLELLRQVKEGKISPEDAERQLRMQPFVDLGYAKADTHRKIRQGSTEVIYGAGKTPEQAVGIVSALKDGGSACVLVTRCDETMAAALGNAFGDSVYYPDARICTVGAAPAPSPNSFVCIVSAGTSDLPVAEEAAVTAESLGSRVERVYDVGVSGIHRLFAKADVIMKARAVVVVAGMEGALPSVVGGLVNVPVIAVPTSVGYGASFGGITALLSMMDSCASDVSVVNIDNGFGAGYIANMIDRRSAPL; translated from the coding sequence ATGGACACCCTGGAGCTTCTCAGACAGGTTAAGGAGGGTAAGATCAGCCCCGAGGACGCTGAGCGTCAGCTGCGCATGCAGCCCTTCGTCGACCTCGGTTACGCCAAGGCGGACACCCACCGCAAGATCCGTCAGGGCTCCACCGAGGTCATCTACGGAGCGGGCAAGACCCCCGAACAGGCCGTCGGCATCGTCTCCGCACTGAAAGACGGCGGTTCCGCATGCGTCCTGGTCACCCGCTGCGATGAAACCATGGCAGCCGCATTGGGGAATGCGTTCGGGGATTCCGTCTATTACCCGGATGCCAGGATCTGCACCGTAGGGGCCGCACCTGCCCCGTCTCCCAACAGTTTCGTATGCATCGTATCCGCAGGCACCAGCGACCTGCCGGTGGCAGAAGAGGCCGCGGTCACCGCGGAATCCCTGGGAAGCAGGGTCGAGAGGGTATACGACGTCGGAGTCTCCGGTATCCACCGCCTGTTCGCAAAGGCCGATGTGATCATGAAGGCCCGTGCGGTCGTCGTGGTGGCAGGCATGGAGGGCGCTCTCCCCAGTGTCGTGGGAGGATTGGTCAACGTCCCGGTCATCGCCGTACCCACCTCGGTGGGATACGGGGCATCGTTCGGCGGCATCACCGCTCTGCTCTCGATGATGGACTCGTGTGCATCCGATGTCAGCGTGGTCAACATCGACAACGGTTTCGGAGCAGGATACATCGCAAACATGATAGACAGAAGGAGTGCACCGTTATGA